Within the Nicotiana tabacum cultivar K326 chromosome 11, ASM71507v2, whole genome shotgun sequence genome, the region AATATAGGCCAGCACAATAgcagtacaataataataataatcctgGAGTTGTACGATCACAGGGTCAAACTGTGCCTTATCAAAGGCAACAAGAGTATAATTAGCAGAATCAGCAACCAGCtcaacaacctcaacaacaacagataGTGAGACAAGATGATGGGTTGTTTGAAATTAAGGAATGCTCCAACAACTCATTGGGTCCAgtaggaaaatggaagaaaaggtaCACCTGATGCAAGAAAAGGCACACCAGATGCACGAAAAGGTAGTATCACACGACTCAGCTATCAAAGGCATTGAGATTTAACTAGGGCAAATATCCATGGACCTTAAAAATAGTCCTCAAGGGACATTACCTGTGGAGACACATGTTAACCGACAGAGTAGGGCCCGAAGCTGTTGATGGTTCTGAGTCTAAGAAATGGTAGAGGTCTTGATTACAACAAGAAATTGCTCGTGAAAGCTAACTAACTAGATACTCGTGCCAGTACCAGTTGAGGTAGATGAGTCAACTGAGCTAGCAGAGGTAAGAATCTAGCCAGCCCAGGAGGAAATAAACAAGGGAAAAGAGGTTACAAAAGAGGTTGAGAAAGTGCTAGAGAAGGTATTAGAAAAGTGCATGAGCAGGATTGAACTCAAGTCACAAGAAAGAAGCGACTACCAATACCCTTCCCACAGAGGTTGGCCAAATATCAGAAGGATGAGTAGtataagaaattcatggagaAATTGAAGTAGATCCAGGTGAACATTCTATTGATTTATGCCTTGAGAGAGATActtggttatgcaaaaatgatgaaggacttgatgtctcgcAAGTTTGACTTTCAAGACTTGGCAACTATTACACTAACTCGGACATGTAGTGCTGTCGTGACGAGACCCATAGATGAGAAGCTATCCgacccagggagtttcacaatcccatgcacaATAGGTAGCTATGTTTTTGCTAAAGTATTGTACTATTTAGGGGCTaacataaacttgatgcccttgtcTATCGATAAAAGGTTAGGCATTGAAAGagcaagacccacatccatgttaCTACAGCTAGCCGACCGAATGTTGAAGAGGCCATCAGGTGTACTTGATGATGTACTTGTGCAGGATGGAAATTTTGTGTTTCCGATAGATTTTGTCATTCTGGACTACCAGGTTCACAAGGAGATTCctataattttgggaaggccattcttggccactgggagagctcTAATTAATTGTGAAACTAGAGAGCTAAAGATGAGATTGAACGGTGGAGAGATAATGTTTAATGTGCAGAAGTCTATGTGGTGACTCTGTGAGTTTGCTAACTACTCTATGATAGAAGTTGTGGATGTAATTTTAGAGGAGGAAGATAAGGCATTGAATGCATAAAAGACCCCCTAGCAGCCTACCTGATGAACCTAGAAGAGGTAGATGGTGAGTACTTGGCGGAGTGGGTTTTGGCCCTTGAAGGCCAAGGGTACTGGAAAAGAGATTTGGAATTCGAGACTTTACACTTAGTAGAAAGAAAGACCCCTCCAGCTAAGCCAACAATCGAAGAGCCACCACAGTTGGAGATAAAACCATTGTCATCCCACCTTaggtatgctttcttgggacctaGTTCGACATTGCATGTTATCATCTCATCTGGTTCTTTAGATGTGAAACTTTTGATGGTTCtgaaggagtgcaagactgcaATTGGGTTGACCATTGCAGATATAAGTGGTATCAGCCCAACgttttgtatgcataagattctactgGAAGATGGGTGTCAGCCTTCTAGAGAACAttaaagaaggctgaaccccaacatgaaagaaGCGGTGAAGAAAGAAgagatcaagtggttagatgcgggaatcatcttTCCCCATCTCTGACATCAACTGGGTCAGCCTAGTTCAGTttgtgccaaagaagggtggaaTGCCTGTAGTGAAAAATGAGAACAACGAGTTGATCTCAACAAAAACAGTCATGGGATGGCGAATCTGTATGGACTACAGAAGACTGAACAAGGCTACCTGAAAATATCATTTTCCCTTGccattcattgatcagatgcttgatagattggcgaGAGGTCCCACTTTTGCTTcctggatggatactcggggtatagCTAGATCTCTATTGCCCAAAAGTATAGAGAGAAAATGTTGTTCACCTATCCGTATGGCATCTATGCCTTTTAGAGAATGTCGTTTGGCCTACGCAACGCACCctccacattccaaaggtgcatgatgtcCATCATCACATATATGATAGAGGAAATAatagaggttttcatggatgacttttcagtGGTGGGGAACTCATTCGATGATTGCATTATGAACTTGAAAAGAGTATTGAAGAGGTGTATGGAGACTAATTTGGTACTGAAATGGGAATAGTATCATTTCATAAGTATAGTCTTGGGACATCTATTGTTAAGTAAGGGAATTGAAGTGGACCATGCTAAGGTTGATATAATTGAGAAGTTACCTCCACCCACTTTCATCAAGGTTATAAGAAGTTTCCTTAGTCATGCCTGTTTCTACAggcggtttataaaagatttttccacaAATGCTGACCCTTTGtgtaaatttcttgaaaaatatcaCCCCTTTGTGTTTTCTGATAACTGGAGGGTAGCGtttgaggagttgaagaagaGACTGGTGACTGCACTAATCATAGTGGCACCCGACTGGGGACAACCTTTTGAGTTGATATATGATGTAAGCGACTATGCTATGAGAGCAGTTATTAGGCAGAGAAAAGATAAAGTcatgcatccaatctactatgcaAGTAGAATCTTTAGTGGTGCCCAACTGAATTACACAGTTACAGAGAAAGAGGTACTAGCAATGGTGTTTGCATTTGACAAATTTAAGTCATACTTGATAGGCTCGAAGGTAATTGCTTATACTGACCATGGTGCTCTTAGGTACCtaattgagaagaaggagtcaaagTCGCACCTAATTCAATGGGTGCTACTACTACAACAATTCGACTTGGAAATTTGTGATCGAAAGGCAACGGAAAACAAAGTTGCTGATCATTTGTCCAAGCTTAAAAGAGTCGAAAAGAGGGTTGAGGTAGAAAAAATTGCAGGGACTTTCCTAGATGAATAACTTTTAGCCACAGCCTTGAGGTAGCGCCATGGTATGTAGATATTTCAAACAACTTGGTGATCGATATTGTTCCCTATGACTTGTCCTCTATGCAGAAGAAAATGTTCTTTCATGATTGTCGCATGTATTTCTGGGATGAACTATATTTGTTTAGGATTTATATTGATAATATGATCTAGAGATTTATTCTCGAGATATACCAAGCTTCTGTTTGCAGACATGTCATGCTTCGCCTTATGGAGGccattttggaggagtaaggacaGCTGCTAAAGTACTAGAGTCGGGCTTTTATTGGCCGACACTGTTTAAAGATGCACACTTTTGGGTAAAGAGTTGTGATGAGTGCCAACAGACGGGGAATATTTACCATCGATAttagatgcccatgaacccaattcaaaaGGTGGAAGTATTTTATGTATAGGGAATTGATTTTATGAGACCATTTGTCAGCTCATATGATAAAAGTATATACTGGTAGCTGTGACTATGTATCGAAATAGGTAAAAGTCGTGGCACTCCCAACAAATGATGCAAAGGAAGTTATTGGTTTtctaagaaaaaatatttttacctgaTTTGGTACTCCAAGAGCAATCATCAGTGATGGAGGCACCCACTTCTGCAACCGGGTCTTTGCAAAGTTGTTGGAGAAATATGGCGTTCGCCATAAGGTCACCACTCCGTATCACCCACAAATAAGTGGGCAAGTGGAGGTGtcaaacaaagaaatcaagaGTGTTTTGACAAAAACTGGAAATGTTACTCGGACTGATTAGGCGAGAAAATtggatgatgcactatgggcatACCACACTGCATTcaaaactctgattggtatgtcaccgtacaaATTGGTATTTGGAAAGGCGTGTCACTTACCGGTGGAGTTAGAGCATAGAGCTTTTTGGATAATAAGACAATTAAATCTTGACATAGAGGCTGTTGGTACAAGTAGAGTCACAGAGCTTCATGAACTTAAGGAATTCCGTTATCATGCTTTTGAGAGTACCAGGAtgtacaaagaaaggatgaagatGATTCACGATAAGCATATCCAAGAGAGGATTTTCAAACCTGGAGATATCGTGTTGTTGTATAATTCAAGATTGAAATTATTTTCAGGTAAGCTGAAATCTAGATGGTCAGGACCATTTAGACTTGTGCAAGTATTCTCAAGTGGAGCTGCTGAAATTGCATCCGAGGATGCAACAAACAGGTTTAGATAcaatgggcaaaggttgaaacattacaTTGGCATG harbors:
- the LOC107803579 gene encoding uncharacterized protein LOC107803579, with the protein product MMKDLMSRKFDFQDLATITLTRTCSAVVTRPIDEKLSDPGSFTIPCTIGSYVFAKVLYYLGANINLMPLSIDKRLGIERARPTSMLLQLADRMLKRPSGVLDDVLVQDGNFVFPIDFVILDYQVHKEIPIILGRPFLATGRALINCETRELKMRLNGGEIMFNVQKSMW